Proteins encoded within one genomic window of Plasmodium cynomolgi strain B DNA, chromosome 11, whole genome shotgun sequence:
- a CDS encoding cytochrome c oxidase subunit 2a (putative), with translation MFKLNYKLCKGLRNVYHFTGTQKSSHIKPQFVGILPFRSKEFATGKKNAASNKANEVKDHGHDHEGHAKGLYHHVEHHHGNPRDHLDQDGVRKPEYDFDSFHWDDYWLHTPKQNIVIVNGQKMIKGEETKPMEYLFNVSQKNIPFWSRTRLNVWGNYNMVLKVEFLFFWIPTLIIFSIAIPCFTMLYMLDEIVHTTMTVKVIGRQWYWIYEVESPPEEDDDE, from the exons atgttcaaGTTAAATTACAAGTTATGTAAAGGATTAAGAAATGTATACCACTTCACAGGTACACAGAAATCTAGCCATATAAAACCCCAGTTCGTGGGAATCCTTCCGTTCAGAAGTAAAGAATTCgcaacagggaaaaaaaatgcagccaGTAACAAAGCGAACGAGGTTAAGGACCATGGACACGACCATGAAGGGCACGCCAAGGGATTGTACCATCATGTAGAGCACCATCATGGAAATCCTCGAGACCATCTAGATCAAGACGGAGTAAGGAAACCAGAATATGATTTTGACAGCTTTCACTGGGACGATTACTGGTTACACACACCAAAACAAAACATAGTAATTGtgaatgggcaaaaaatgattaaGGGAGAAGAAACGAAGCCGATGGAGTACTTATTTAATGTTAGCCAAAAGaatattcctttttggtcCAGAACAAGATTAAATGTGTGGGGAAACTACAATATGGTTTTAAAAGTTgaatttctgtttttctgGATCCCAACGCTTATCATTTTTAGCATTGCGATTCCGTGTTTCACCATGTTGTACATGTTGGATGAGATTGTTCACACAACCATGACAGTGAAGGTTATAGGGCGACAATG gtatTGGATTTATGAAGTAGAATCACCCCCGGAAGAGGACGATGATGAATAA
- a CDS encoding hypothetical protein (putative), producing the protein MARTQVRRGCDPGVSTAVSSIVQHQNFKRMLMFGLRSLSDFCNSTSKTYKENAFDALERGAVESIKNAVINYKDDDDILFCSSRVLFAMSDYCCSEKDTDALQKLITDGGVNAVVEIIKTVPSDQDTLKNCMLFIQNMNDSNVQIEGGDLGVALLNVFTSSSYNVKLGNVIVSALSVVAKSASGSQILNAEGAHHKLIDHCLTLQAINDDTAEIVEGVFDAIKNLSSNGYVVPTIIEKSVVILDKFKSYPRIVSKGSDAMKCAVGPEQLTNCLNILKRSEQGSKEQDSALELLSSLSYISSITDKVVESGGIPVLVELINSGLQQYESNPEKISRLVAGASRMLGRISNNPPHAAIVYEYGGIATLCTALSYFPNDVDCASAVCNALIPFVSRSNYVKEVNSYSLFASLFPILYASLDSIELAKASMSCIASASMINEFHEQMVNNQAIEILSTCIQYHLNETKYLLNCFTAYFRLSEYITTVEPINQYGGVTGIANALSTVSNDSTIAEIGLKLINKMLTASDALNYLSNKEVVDSVLTVMLENETNEVIIQEGTKIMEKLATESDCQRHISNLESIINLAQSNPEAAYKTLAAISGLSRIQSLKSILESKGADSSIYNGMKVWIESPRFNEQPKLIKAALKTIKILKLNAAATIHEVIGSIVDVMCISQVKRLAEIEEPDDNILITAAECINHLTEINKINNKEIVESSLDSIFKLMKKYSESRLTQTNLLAAIDNILLSSNVIGADVLVNKGYVKQIVNYIHKVPMYLDVQIIGFSVLGNIVKISPESIDSIKKANTLVTLQNSLRTHAKSAKLKTTCAPLLAMLMPLDSLTKEIEDILKLCNEAMSEKDLIKLHEYLTSLNELLLTAEASKISSRCNVGEHLHNMVQWLKDNPTIYKSTEKKDYSILGRSLYDATISEIGHACTNISQTRIGLVHLTKSDMTSALIEGYNLLELPGNDCTEEAVSNLLESLSLLLKHDITNADIGFNKGLVKKLCAGINYFSESDTVIKSTFGCLACMCTGEKRVNQLIKHPEYDKLIALIVDLIGNSEKYKNSRGNSIKALYELLKTEDDQIITNIASMTPIVDNLFKIMGEYQADLPIVQDSAKCLAIIADHINIEEKMKIDQYSAIKILLETLGKNKNDEMTAQDILTVLIKLCNSNDKMKLRELGAVDVISDVTMIHSENEEISKLGGVLFSYMGADEQVKKLMKLILNVKSSDSDSVQKIDNLSSKLEMFLRAPLENPSDALEYTEATLQQLNGYLTSQLDNASLQANIALVTKRLVDRVKYDHEDQLGAWAVASSGVLNQYTDMIANKVGLANCKFVSPVYSVLAGCVLNPYTKQLVLDKLAPILDNTYEILEEYKNKPYAVQGIYELLEQVTKDEEGAKLLYMKWNGSMGNLVDQTLSIMNLNRANDCVFVPGIKLLGAIAETSSASGYVNDMDNARILESCGMLLNLGSSKDRTVEFINFVDTMVVSSLLDEKVASETLKKISSLVSEENLSNYTEQGRVEIIKAYANLLKDAASTGLFTHIRQTDKTEALNNLAKLMEYEPCEEVNVAVLEALSEIATCDSSTSLKIITSALPSIVQSNHENLVNDNATAESFVQTLEKLVVKEGIGRQIANNDEMYKLLEELEVSLDGKKKELGEEYVDNIKMRICSVRNAINDDMPKEKTCKDIYDMLTEYKLKSMEINVLLDASLEDDMNYVLERLKVYNKDNLLPTTEAGTDNSYGYMSIEILCENSDNLKELVKKGFHTSAFHSLIKQANENVKHYSCRALCAFTKNPIGLQHVVKDIKEYANVISKSVGDLCMEKTIEKEDKEDFLINRVLLIDRTAHNRNVYDRTNAVNHLIEIWNQYDNGDYSVSLLRHVFRAMRKIVSDAHVEMLLKADVLVRLTAIINNVETDKIIYPDVLFLIGSLSVVKEIKTQIGEIKGIDACVNLLLRSLNVEKMEPTITNCCLALANMCIDHKANSNIFCALKGPDLNVRILREYRSNFDVTNGASVLLCNILFRNEDMKKTYGSNGAPAELVQCLRSYDGSDNKNAVRCIESLFKSISNLSLYTANVKYFLDAQIEISYQSWLNKLNESFPDAELETGLRTLSNLVMENEERNMRNFGVTLIPVLNVLKQNRENTKVIFFLLDILCSLCRLHENAKMFSENGGIDATINVIQLYDYDISLLTLAIHLLSNQCKIESSLPLLVKSDAFGILISCIEADTEEFEITELVVSSLRCMRRLIQSEELAYEFCNSGGVPSIANLICKSVKKSIVMLEALRVLLCILYYTQNVEGVTNEYPEEEEELYNAKLGGWYNISMDKEMIDTIIQSVLTCANDQNHQKQLRLQKVSLGLLAYFAYHRLGIISMTASGFDSLTREMLSNFGGDAVIMQLLSICIDNIAMYSAEVYDMTVSRDIIKGFKASVSKMSNKKEDKQIVQKVEMTVEAMNSAEDPLDAFKDTLLIFDFSLSEFDKDPYVNGVHDLPSNIRDALRKGGLSKIYHNSDKRKPFKWKASQDLSTLEWTIGEDTEHIFKISVVRIKNISKGLAHPLLKASNKREPRKVNAKVTLCIFGPPTEDFPEGLELPIKTKTQKERDAFVDLLVLWRDAASYNY; encoded by the exons ATGGCGAGAACACAAG tgagAAGGGGGTGTGACCCCGGGGTAAGTACCGCCGTGTCTTCCATAGTGCAGCACCAAAACTTTAAACGTATGTTAATGTTTGGGTTGAGATCGCTATCCGACTTTTGTAACTCCACATCAAAAACGTACAAAGAAAACGCATTTGACGCGTTGGAAAGAGGTGCCGTGGAGTCCATAAAGAACGCAGTAATTAATTACaaggatgatgatgatattcttttttgctCAAGTAGAGTACTCTTTGCTATGTCGGATTATTGCTGCTCCGAGAAAGACACAGATGCATTACAAAAGTTAATTACAGATGGTGGTGTGAACGCCGTAGTAGAAATTATCAAAACGGTTCCCTCAGATCAggatacattaaaaaattgtatgttATTTATTCAGAATATGAATGATTCAAATGTTCAAATAGAGGGAGGAGATCTCGGTGTTGCTTTACTAAATGTGTTTACGTCAAGCTCTTATAATGTCAAATTGGGGAATGTAATCGTGTCAGCATTGTCTGTTGTGGCTAAGTCTGCTTCGGGTTCACAGATCTTAAATGCAGAGGGAGCACATCATAAATTAATAGATCACTGTCTAACATTGCAGGCGATAAATGATGATACGGCTGAAATTGTTGAGGGGGTATTTGACgctattaaaaatttgtctTCAAACGGTTATGTAGTTCCGACTATAATTGAAAAATCCGTTGTCATTTTGGACAAATTTAAGTCGTACCCAAGAATTGTTTCCAAAGGAAGTGATGCTATGAAATGTGCTGTCGGTCCAGAACAACTAACTAACTGTctgaacattttaaaaagatcaGAGCAGGGATCAAAGGAGCAGGACTCTGCACTAGAGTTACTGAGTTCTCTTTCGTATATCTCTTCCATAACAGATAAGGTAGTAGAATCTGGAGGAATCCCAGTGCTTGTAGAATTAATCAATAGTGGATTACAACAGTATGAAAGTAATCCTGAGAAAATTTCCAGATTAGTAGCTGGGGCATCTAGAATGTTGGGAAGGATTTCAAATAATCCCCCTCATGCTGCCATAGTATATGAGTATGGAGGCATTGCAACGCTTTGCACCGCGTTATCCTACTTTCCCAATGACGTCGATTGCGCAAGTGCTGTTTGTAATGCGCTAATTCCGTTCGTGTCTCGATCTAACTATGTGAAAGAAGTAAATAGCTACTCATTGTTCGCGTCTTTATTCCCAATATTGTACGCATCTTTGGATTCCATTGAGTTAGCCAAAGCGAGTATGTCCTGCATAGCCTCTGCTTCGATGATTAACGAGTTCCACGAACAAATGGTAAACAATCAAGCAATCGAAATTTTGTCTACTTGTATCCAGTACCATTTGAACGAAACGAAATACCTCTTAAATTGTTTTACGGCCTACTTCAGATTATCAGAATATATAACGACGGTGGAACCTATTAATCAGTACGGAGGGGTGACAGGAATTGCCAATGCATTGTCAACTGTGAGCAATGACAGCACTATAGCAGAAATTGGTCTAAAACTGATAAATAAGATGTTGACCGCTTCGGACGCCTTGAACTATTTGAGTAATAAAGAGGTAGTCGATTCAGTGTTGACTGTTATGCTGGAAAATGAAACGAACGAAGTGATAATTCAAGAGGGGACCAAAATTATGGAGAAGTTAGCCACTGAAAGTGACTGTCAAAGGCATATATCCAATTTGGAGTCGATTATAAATTTGGCTCAGTCAAACCCGGAAGCTGCGTACAAAACGTTGGCAGCAATTTCTGGATTGTCTCGAATCCAGTCTTTAAAAAGTATACTAGAATCCAAGGGAGCTGACAGTTCGATATATAACGGCATGAAAGTATGGATTGAATCCCCTCGGTTTAATGAACAACCGAAGTTAATCAAAGCAGCGCTGAAGACAATCAAGATATTGAAACTGAATGCGGCAGCTACAATTCACGAGGTAATAGGGTCCATAGTTGATGTGATGTGCATTTCTCAAGTAAAGAGACTTGCGGAGATTGAAGAACCAGACGACAACATTTTGATTACAGCCGCGGAGTGTATAAACCATTTAAccgaaattaacaaaataaataacaaagAGATTGTAGAATCCAGTTTAGATAGCATATTCAAGTTGATGAAGAAGTATTCAGAGTCTCGCTTGACTCAGACGAATCTACTTGCAGCGATAGATAACATACTCCTCAGTAGCAATGTAATTGGCGCGGATGTGTTGGTTAACAAGGGTTATGTGAAGCAGATTGTTAACTATATCCACAAGGTGCCCATGTACTTGGATGTACAGATAATTGGATTTAGCGTGTTGGgaaatattgtaaaaattagCCCAGAATCGATCGACTCGATAAAGAAGGCCAACACGTTGGTTACACTTCAGAACTCGTTGCGGACGCATGCAAAGAGTGCTAAGCTGAAGACGACGTGTGCCCCTTTGTTGGCAATGCTAATGCCGTTAGACTCTCTAACGAAAGAAATTGAGGATATTCTAAAACTGTGCAATGAAGCTATGAGCGAAAAGGACCTGATCAAACTGCATGAGTATTTGACTTCTCTGAACGAGTTGTTACTAACCGCAGAAGCGAGTAAGATATCTTCTCGTTGCAACGTAGGGGAGCATCTTCACAATATGGTTCAGTGGTTGAAGGACAATCCGACTATTTACAAATCGACGGAAAAGAAGGACTACAGCATTTTAGGACGAAGTTTGTATGACGCGACGATATCAGAAATTGGACATGCCTGCACGAACATATCTCAGACAAGAATTGGATTAGTGCATTTGACGAAAAGCGATATGACTTCCGCACTCATAGAAGGATACAACCTTTTGGAGTTACCAGGAAACGACTGCACGGAAGAGGCTGTTTCGAATTTATTGGAGTCTCTAAGTTTGCTCCTGAAGCATGACATTACCAATGCAGACATAGGATTTAACAAAGGCTTGGTTAAGAAGCTGTGTGCAGGAATTAACTACTTTTCCGAATCGGACACTGTTATTAAGAGCACGTTTGGATGTTTAGCTTGCATGTGTACGGGAGAAAAGCGCGTCAACCAATTAATTAAGCATCCGGAATATGACAAGCTCATAGCGCTGATTGTAGACCTGATAGGCAACTCGGAGAAGTATAAGAACTCTCGGGGAAATTCTATAAAGGCTTTGTACGAGCTTCTAAAAACGGAGGATGATCAGATAATAACAAATATAGCTAGCATGACTCCAATTGTGGACAATCTGTTTAAGATTATGGGAGAGTACCAAGCAGATTTGCCCATCGTTCAGGACAGTGCGAAATGTTTGGCCATTATAGCAGACCATATAAATATTGAAGAGAAGATGAAGATAGACCAATATTCAGCGATAAAGATATTGCTAGAAACTTTGGGCAAAAATAAGAATGACGAAATGACGGCCCAGGACATACTCACCGTTTTGATCAAGCTGTGTAATAGTAATGACAAGATGAAGCTGAGAGAATTGGGTGCGGTGGATGTCATTTCGGACGTTACGATGATACACAGTGAGAATGAGGAAATCTCCAAATTGGGAGgagttttattttcctacATGGGAGCCGATGAACAGGTAAAGAAATTGATGAAATTGATATTGAATGTTAAATCTAGTGACAGCGATTCGGTGCAGAAAATAGACAACCTGAGCAGTAAGTTAGAGATGTTTTTGAGGGCCCCTCTGGAAAATCCTTCGGATGCGTTGGAGTACACGGAGGCAACATTGCAACAGCTGAATGGGTATTTGACTTCACAGTTGGATAATGCGTCTCTGCAGGCGAACATTGCATTGGTCACGAAACGGTTGGTAGATCGTGTGAAGTATGATCATGAGGACCAGCTGGGAGCTTGGGCGGTTGCTTCTTCAGGGGTGTTAAATCAGTACACGGACATGATTGCGAACAAGGTTGGGTTAGCCAACTGTAAATTTGTGTCTCCTGTGTATAGTGTCCTAGCAGGATGTGTGTTGAATCCGTACACGAAGCAGCTGGTGCTGGATAAGTTGGCCCCGATACTGGACAATACGTACGAAATTTTGGAGGAGTACAAAAACAAGCCATACGCCGTGCAGGGCATATATGAGTTGCTCGAACAGGTGACAAAGGATGAGGAGGGTGCCAAGTTGTTGTACATGAAATGGAATGGTTCCATGGGGAACTTAGTAGATCAAACGCTATCCATCATGAATTTGAACAGAGCGAACGATTGTGTATTCGTTCCTGGTATCAAATTATTGGGTGCCATTGCAGAAACGTCTAGCGCTTCTGGGTATGTAAATGATATGGACAATGCACGCATCTTAGAATCCTGCGGAATGTTGCTAAATTTGGGTTCTAGCAAAGACAGGACAGTGGaatttatcaattttgtagACACCATGGTAGTGTCGAGCTTGTTAGATGAAAAGGTAGCCTCGGAAACGTTGAAGAAAATTAGTTCCTTAGTATCGGAGGAAAATCTGTCCAATTATACAGAGCAAGGTCGCGTGGAAATTATCAAAGCGTATGCCAACTTGTTGAAGGACGCTGCATCTACTGGATTATTTACGCACATTCGGCAGACAGACAAGACGGAGGCCTTGAACAATTTAGCTAAGCTGATGGAATATGAGCCATGTGAAGAAGTGAATGTAGCCGTTTTGGAAGCACTGAGTGAGATAGCCACATGTGACTCGTCCACCTCGTTGAAGATAATAACTTCTGCATTGCCATCCATTGTCCAGAGCAACCATGAGAATTTAGTAAATGATAACGCGACGGCAGAAAGTTTTGTTCAGACGTTGGAAAAATTGGTCGTAAAGGAAGGAATAGGGCGCCAAATCGCGAACAATGATGAAATGTACAAATTGTTGGAAGAGTTGGAGGTCAGTCTAGacgggaagaagaaggagttaGGAGAAGAATACGtggataatataaaaatgagaatctGCAGTGTGCGTAATGCCATAAATGACGATATGCCAAAGGAAAAGACGTGTAAGGATATATACGACATGTTGACAGAGTACAAGCTGAAATCGATGGAGATTAACGTTCTGCTTGACGCGTCGTTGGAAGATGATATGAATTATGTACTGGAAAGATTGAAGGTGTATAATAAGGACAACCTTTTACCCACCACCGAAGCTGGAACGGACAATTCGTACGGTTACATGTCAATAGAAATATTGTGTGAGAATAGCGATAATTTGAAAGAGCTAGTGAAGAAAGGATTTCACACGAGTGCTTTTCATTCCTTGATCAAACAAGCTAATGAAAACGTGAAGCATTATTCGTGTCGTGCTTTATGCGCTTTTACGAAGAACCCAATTGGGCTGCAGCATGTAGTTAAGGATATAAAGGAGTATGCAAATGTGATTAGTAAATCGGTTGGCGATCTCTGTATGGAGAAAACTATTGAGAAGGAGGATAAGGAAGACTTCCTCATCAATCGTGTTTTGCTAATAGATAGGACAGCGCATAACAGAAATGTGTATGATAGAACGAATGCGGTTAACCATTTGATAGAAATATGGAACCAGTATGATAATGGGGATTACTCCGTTTCGTTGCTTCGTCATGTATTCCGAGCTATGAGAAAAATTGTGTCCGATGCGCATGTGGAAATGTTACTAAAAGCAGATGTGTTGGTACGGCTGACCGCCATTATTAACAATGTCGAGACGGACAAGATTATATACCCAGATGTGCTTTTCCTGATAGGAAGTTTATCCGTggtgaaagaaataaaaacgcaGATTGGAGAAATCAAGGGAATAGATGCATGCGTGAATTTACTGCTTCGATCGTTGAATGTGGAGAAAATGGAGCCCACCATTACCAACTGCTGTTTGGCGCTAGCCAACATGTGCATAGACCACAAGGCGAATTCGAATATCTTCTGTGCACTGAAAGGTCCCGACTTGAATGTAAGAATATTGAGAGAGTATCGCTCCAATTTTGACGTAACGAATGGTGCCTCCGTTTTGTTATGCAACATTTTGTTCAGAAACGAAGATATGAAGAAGACCTACGGATCGAATGGCGCTCCGGCTGAGTTGGTTCAATGTTTAAGAAGCTATGATGGAAGTGATAACAAAAACGCAGTGCGATGTATTGAGAGTTTGTTCAAGTCCATTTCGAACTTGTCCTTATATACGGCAAACGTGAAATATTTCCTAGACGCACAGATCGAAATTTCGTACCAGTCCTGGTTGAACAAGCTCAATGAGTCTTTCCCAGATGCGGAGTTGGAAACGGGTTTGCGTACCTTATCCAATTTGGTTatggaaaatgaagagaggAATATGAGGAATTTTGGGGTAACCTTAATTCCTGTGTTGAATGTTCTGAAACAGAATAGAGAAAACACTaaggttatattttttctgctgGACATTTTGTGCTCTCTATGTAGGCTCCATGAGAATGCCAAAATGTTTTCCGAAAATGGGGGCATAGATGCAACCATAAATGTGATACAGTTATACGATTATGATATCAGTTTGTTGACGTTGGCTATTCATTTGTTGAGCAATCAATGCAAAATTGAGTCTAGCTTACCGTTGTTGGTGAAATCTGACGCGTTTGGTATTTTAATTAGTTGCATTGAAGCTGACACGGAAGAATTTGAGATTACTGAATTGGTGGTATCCTCTCTGAGATGTATGAGGCGTTTAATCCAGTCGGAGGAATTGGCCTATGAGTTCTGCAACAGCGGTGGTGTGCCTTCTATAGCAAATTTGATATGCAAATCGGTTAAGAAATCCATCGTCATGTTGGAAGCGTTGCGTGTGCTTCTTTGCATTCTTTACTATACGCAAAATGTGGAAGGTGTTACGAATGAATACccagaggaggaagaagagttGTATAATGCCAAGTTGGGTGGATGGTACAATATCAGTATGGATAAAGAAATGATCGATACGATTATCCAGTCTGTGTTGACTTGTGCAAATGATCAGAACCATCAGAAGCAGCTTAGGTTACAGAAGGTGTCCTTAGGATTGTTAGCCTACTTTGCATACCATAGGTTGGGAATTATATCGATGACTGCATCTGGTTTTGATAGCTTGACGAGGGAAATGTTAAGTAATTTTGGAGGGGACGCTGTAATCATGCAGCTGTTATCCATATGTATCGATAACATCGCGATGTACTCTGCTGAAGTGTACGACATGACTGTGTCTAGGGATATTATAAAAGGGTTCAAGGCGTCCGTTTCTAAGATgagtaacaaaaaggaggacaaGCAGATCGTGCAGAAAGTTGAGATGACTGTGGAAGCAATGAACTCTGCGGAGGATCCTCTGGATGCATTCAAGGACACGCTCTTAATTTTTGATTTCAGCTTATCCGAGTTTGACAAAGATCCATATGTCAATGGGGTCCATGATTTACCCTCCAACATAAGGGATGCATTACGTAAGGGAGGACTGAGCAAAATATATCACAACAGCGATAAGAGGAAGCCATTCAAGTGGAAGGCGAGTCAAGACCTCAGTACCTTAGAATGGACCATTGGGGAAGACACGGAgcacatatttaaaatttccgtGGTGCGTATTAAGAACATATCTAAGGGGTTAGCGCACCCGTTGCTAAAGGCGAGTAACAAGAGGGAGCCCAGGAAGGTCAATGCGAAGGTGACGTTGTGTATCTTCGGTCCGCCCACGGAGGACTTCCCCGAAGGGCTAGAGTTGCCCATTAAGACCAAGACGCAGAAGGAGCGCGACGCCTTCGTGGACTTGCTGGTGCTGTGGCGTGACGCGGCTAGCTACAACTATTAG